One part of the Streptococcus sp. oral taxon 431 genome encodes these proteins:
- the trmD gene encoding tRNA (guanosine(37)-N1)-methyltransferase TrmD, with translation MKIDILTLFPEMFSPLEHSIVGKAREKGLLDIQYHNFREYAEKARHVDDEPYGGGQGMLLRAQPIFDAFDAIQKKNPRVILLDPAGKQFDQAYAEDLAQEEELIFICGHYEGYDERIKTLVTDEISLGDYVLTGGELAAMTMIDATVRLIPAVIGKETSHQDDSFSSGLLEYPQYTRPYDYRGMVVPEVLMSGHHEKIRQWRLYESLKKTYERRPDLLEHYELTAEEAKMLADIKENTN, from the coding sequence ATGAAGATTGATATTTTAACCCTCTTTCCAGAGATGTTCTCTCCGCTAGAACATTCTATCGTTGGAAAGGCCCGTGAAAAGGGACTTCTTGACATCCAGTATCATAATTTTCGTGAATATGCTGAAAAGGCTCGTCATGTCGATGACGAACCCTACGGTGGTGGTCAAGGCATGCTCCTGCGAGCGCAACCGATCTTTGATGCCTTTGATGCTATTCAAAAGAAAAATCCGCGCGTGATCCTTTTGGATCCTGCTGGGAAACAGTTCGATCAAGCCTATGCTGAAGATTTAGCACAAGAAGAGGAACTCATCTTTATCTGTGGTCATTACGAGGGCTATGATGAACGGATCAAAACCTTGGTAACAGATGAGATTTCCCTAGGTGATTATGTCTTGACTGGTGGTGAACTGGCAGCAATGACCATGATTGATGCGACGGTTCGCTTGATACCAGCAGTAATTGGGAAGGAAACCAGTCATCAAGATGATAGCTTTTCATCAGGCCTCCTTGAATATCCTCAGTACACACGTCCCTATGATTATCGAGGTATGGTGGTTCCAGAAGTGCTTATGAGTGGGCATCATGAGAAGATTCGCCAATGGCGTCTCTATGAAAGTCTCAAAAAAACTTATGAGCGTAGACCAGATTTGTTGGAACATTATGAATTAACAGCAGAAGAAGCTAAAATGTTAGCGGACATTAAAGAAAATACAAATTAA
- the rimM gene encoding ribosome maturation factor RimM (Essential for efficient processing of 16S rRNA) produces the protein MNYFNVGKIVNTQGLQGEMRVLSVTDFSEERFKKGAELALFDEKDQFVKTVTIASHRKHKNFDIIKFKDMYHINDIEKYKGYSLKVAEENLNGLDEGEFYYHEIIGLEVYEGDNLIGTIKEILQPGANDVWVVKRKGKRDLLLPYIPPVVLNVDIPNKRVDVELLEGLDDED, from the coding sequence ATGAACTATTTTAACGTTGGAAAAATCGTCAATACGCAAGGTTTGCAAGGTGAGATGAGAGTCTTATCTGTGACGGATTTTTCGGAAGAACGCTTTAAAAAAGGTGCAGAGCTGGCCTTATTTGATGAGAAGGATCAATTTGTTAAAACTGTGACTATCGCAAGTCACCGTAAGCATAAAAACTTTGACATCATCAAATTTAAGGATATGTATCACATCAATGATATCGAAAAATACAAGGGCTACAGTTTGAAGGTTGCGGAAGAAAACCTTAATGGCCTAGATGAGGGTGAATTTTACTATCACGAGATTATTGGACTAGAGGTCTACGAGGGTGATAACTTGATTGGAACCATTAAGGAAATTCTTCAACCAGGGGCCAATGATGTTTGGGTAGTTAAGCGTAAGGGAAAACGTGATCTGCTTTTACCATATATCCCACCGGTCGTGCTCAATGTTGATATTCCTAATAAGCGCGTGGATGTAGAACTCTTAGAAGGGTTAGACGATGAAGATTGA
- a CDS encoding alpha/beta fold hydrolase: MKRFEVTTKIGGLFVTYQKQKKVLVCLNGAGLLPSYENFSLIFEKLPPTIGYLTIDFPNTGRSPIYDQTGNNLDNLADAVYKVLEELAISEYILCAHSLSGILACKLLNKPIKCQALVALEPTTKKVMFADFSENPYPEMEEQMRLIEEFGPELYFKNLTQSTFNPETNKEIWKLMQEKGLELENQDPEFQISGEITEEDFENLSIESHVPVFIFCQPYREKEYRESEYWTSNTKLILGGNHHYLQWSESEKIVDIIKKL, encoded by the coding sequence ATGAAGAGGTTTGAAGTAACTACAAAAATTGGCGGTCTCTTTGTTACTTATCAAAAGCAAAAGAAAGTGCTAGTTTGTCTAAATGGAGCAGGTTTGCTACCAAGTTATGAAAATTTTTCACTTATATTTGAAAAACTTCCTCCTACAATTGGTTATTTGACAATTGATTTTCCGAACACAGGTAGGAGTCCGATTTATGACCAAACTGGAAATAATCTGGATAATCTTGCAGATGCGGTTTATAAAGTACTTGAAGAATTGGCGATTTCTGAATATATACTTTGTGCACATAGTTTGAGTGGAATTTTAGCTTGCAAATTGCTCAACAAACCAATTAAGTGCCAGGCTTTAGTAGCGCTTGAACCGACCACTAAAAAAGTAATGTTTGCTGATTTTTCAGAAAATCCTTATCCAGAAATGGAAGAGCAAATGAGACTGATTGAAGAATTTGGTCCTGAACTTTATTTTAAGAACTTAACTCAATCCACATTTAACCCTGAAACTAACAAAGAAATCTGGAAATTAATGCAAGAAAAAGGCTTAGAGTTGGAAAATCAAGATCCAGAATTTCAGATATCTGGAGAAATTACTGAGGAAGATTTTGAGAATTTGTCGATAGAATCTCATGTCCCTGTATTTATTTTTTGTCAGCCTTATAGAGAAAAAGAGTACAGAGAATCAGAATATTGGACTTCCAATACTAAACTCATTTTAGGAGGGAATCACCATTATTTACAGTGGTCCGAATCAGAGAAAATTGTAGATATTATTAAAAAATTGTAA
- the kphA gene encoding RNA-binding protein KphA, producing the protein MDTIENLIIAIVKPLISQPDALTIKIEDTPEFLEYHLDLDQSDVGRVIGRKGRTISAIRTIVYSVPTEDKKVRIVIDEK; encoded by the coding sequence ATGGATACGATTGAAAATCTCATTATTGCAATTGTGAAACCTTTGATTTCACAACCAGATGCCTTAACTATCAAGATTGAAGATACACCAGAATTTTTGGAGTATCATCTGGATCTTGACCAAAGCGATGTGGGTCGTGTGATTGGTCGTAAGGGTCGCACTATCTCTGCGATAAGAACGATTGTCTACTCTGTCCCAACTGAAGACAAAAAAGTAAGAATCGTTATTGACGAAAAATAA
- the rpsP gene encoding 30S ribosomal protein S16, giving the protein MAVKIRLTRMGSKKKPFYRINVADSRSPRDGRFIETVGTYNPLVAENQVTLKEDRVLAWLADGAQPSDTVRNILSKEGVLKKFHDSKFSK; this is encoded by the coding sequence ATGGCAGTTAAAATCCGTTTGACTCGTATGGGTTCTAAGAAAAAACCTTTCTACCGTATTAACGTAGCAGATTCACGTTCACCACGTGACGGACGTTTCATCGAAACAGTTGGAACTTACAACCCACTTGTTGCTGAAAACCAAGTAACTTTGAAAGAAGACCGCGTTCTTGCATGGTTGGCTGATGGAGCTCAACCTTCAGATACAGTACGTAACATCCTTTCAAAAGAAGGCGTATTGAAGAAATTCCACGATTCTAAATTCTCTAAATAA
- a CDS encoding peptidylprolyl isomerase, giving the protein MKKIVTLLLISTFALAGCSSIQRSLRGDDYVDSSLAAEESSKAAAQSAKDLKDALTNENANFPQLSKEVAEDEAEVILHTSQGDIRIKLFPKLAPLAVENFLTHAKEGYYNGVTFHRVIDGFMVQTGDPKGDGTGGESIWHDKDKTKDHGTGFKSEISPYLYNIRGSLSMANTGQPNSNGSQFFINQNTTDISAKLPTSSYPKKIIEAYKEGGNPSLDGKHPVFGQVIDGMDVVDKIAKAEKDEKDKPTTAITIDSIEIVKDYDFSKK; this is encoded by the coding sequence ATGAAAAAAATAGTAACACTTCTATTAATCTCAACTTTTGCCCTTGCTGGATGTAGCAGTATCCAACGTAGTCTGCGAGGGGATGACTATGTAGATTCTAGCTTGGCTGCCGAAGAAAGTTCCAAAGCAGCTGCCCAATCTGCCAAGGATCTTAAAGACGCCTTGACAAATGAAAATGCTAATTTCCCGCAACTATCTAAAGAAGTTGCTGAAGACGAGGCTGAAGTCATTCTCCATACAAGTCAAGGAGATATCCGCATCAAACTCTTTCCAAAGCTAGCGCCTCTTGCGGTTGAAAATTTCCTAACTCACGCTAAGGAAGGCTACTACAATGGCGTTACTTTCCACCGAGTGATTGATGGCTTTATGGTTCAGACTGGTGATCCAAAAGGAGATGGTACAGGTGGTGAATCCATCTGGCACGATAAGGACAAGACTAAAGACCATGGAACTGGTTTCAAGAGCGAAATCTCTCCATATCTCTATAACATCCGTGGTTCTCTCTCCATGGCTAATACTGGCCAACCAAATTCCAATGGTAGCCAGTTCTTCATCAACCAAAATACAACAGACATTTCTGCCAAACTTCCTACAAGTAGCTATCCAAAGAAAATTATCGAAGCCTACAAAGAAGGTGGGAACCCTAGTCTAGACGGAAAACACCCAGTCTTTGGTCAAGTTATTGATGGTATGGATGTTGTTGACAAGATTGCCAAGGCTGAAAAAGACGAAAAAGACAAACCAACTACTGCTATCACTATCGACAGCATTGAAATTGTAAAGGACTACGATTTCAGTAAAAAATAG
- a CDS encoding zinc-ribbon domain-containing protein — protein MILFWGSKGYQKVLGHTQTTIECGHCNNADTWEISETGRKFTLYWIPLFPYGKTYFVSCPICHYGKEIQKSDIETYLNY, from the coding sequence ATGATTTTATTCTGGGGTTCGAAAGGTTATCAAAAGGTCTTAGGACATACTCAAACCACTATCGAGTGTGGTCATTGTAACAATGCCGACACTTGGGAAATTTCAGAAACTGGACGTAAGTTTACCCTTTACTGGATTCCACTCTTTCCTTACGGAAAAACTTATTTCGTTTCTTGCCCGATTTGTCACTACGGTAAAGAAATCCAAAAATCTGATATTGAAACCTATTTGAATTACTAG
- a CDS encoding ABC-F family ATP-binding cassette domain-containing protein yields MSILEVKNLSHGFGDRAIFEDVSFRLLKGEHIGLVGANGEGKSTFMSIVTGKMLPDEGKVEWSKYVTAGYLDQHAVLKEGQTVRDVLRTAFDELFKAEARINELYMEMAEEGADIDALMEEVGELQDRLESRDFYTLDAKIDEVARALGVMDFGMDTDVTALSGGQRTKVLLAKLLLEKPDILLLDEPTNYLDAEHIDWLKRYLQNYENAFVLISHDIPFLNDVINIVYHVENQQLTRYSGDYYQFQEVYAMKKSQLEAAYERQQKEIADLKDFVARNKARVATRNMAMSRQKKLDKMDIIELQSEKPKPSFEFKSARTPGRFIFQAKDLQIGYDRPLTKPLNLTFERNQKVAIIGANGIGKTTLLKSLLGIIPPIAGEVERGDYLELGYFEQEVEGGNRQTPLEAVWNAFPALNQAEVRAALARCGLTTKHIESQIQVLSGGEQAKVRFCLLMNRENNVLVLDEPTNHLDVDAKDELKRALKEYKGSILMVCHEPDFYEGWMDQIWDFNELT; encoded by the coding sequence ATGAGTATCTTAGAAGTAAAAAATTTAAGTCACGGTTTTGGTGACCGTGCAATTTTTGAAGATGTATCTTTTCGCCTCCTCAAAGGTGAACATATCGGCTTAGTTGGTGCCAATGGTGAAGGAAAATCAACCTTCATGAGCATCGTAACTGGTAAAATGTTACCTGATGAAGGTAAGGTGGAATGGTCTAAATATGTGACAGCTGGCTACCTAGATCAGCATGCTGTGCTTAAAGAAGGCCAAACTGTGCGTGATGTTCTTCGTACAGCTTTTGACGAATTATTTAAAGCCGAAGCACGTATCAATGAACTCTATATGGAAATGGCAGAAGAGGGCGCTGATATTGATGCATTGATGGAAGAAGTTGGAGAACTCCAAGACCGTTTGGAAAGTCGTGATTTCTATACCTTAGATGCTAAGATCGATGAGGTAGCGCGTGCCCTTGGTGTCATGGATTTTGGGATGGATACGGATGTAACAGCCTTGTCAGGTGGACAAAGAACCAAGGTACTTTTGGCCAAACTCCTTCTTGAAAAACCTGATATCTTGCTTCTTGACGAGCCAACTAACTACCTCGATGCCGAACATATCGACTGGCTTAAACGCTATCTTCAGAACTATGAAAATGCTTTCGTACTCATTTCGCACGATATTCCTTTCCTCAACGACGTTATCAATATCGTCTATCATGTAGAAAATCAGCAGTTGACTCGCTACTCTGGAGACTATTACCAGTTCCAAGAAGTCTATGCCATGAAGAAATCACAACTGGAAGCAGCCTATGAACGTCAACAGAAAGAAATTGCGGATCTCAAGGACTTTGTAGCTCGAAACAAAGCTCGTGTTGCAACACGAAACATGGCCATGTCTCGCCAGAAGAAATTGGATAAGATGGACATTATTGAGCTCCAAAGTGAGAAACCAAAGCCATCCTTTGAATTTAAATCTGCACGTACACCTGGACGCTTTATCTTCCAAGCCAAGGACTTGCAGATTGGTTATGACCGTCCCCTTACCAAGCCATTAAATCTTACCTTTGAGCGCAATCAAAAGGTTGCCATTATCGGTGCCAATGGTATCGGGAAAACAACTCTATTGAAGAGTCTTTTGGGGATTATTCCACCCATTGCTGGGGAAGTTGAACGCGGTGACTACTTAGAACTTGGTTACTTTGAGCAGGAAGTAGAAGGTGGTAATCGCCAAACACCACTAGAAGCGGTATGGAATGCCTTTCCAGCCCTCAATCAAGCAGAAGTTCGTGCAGCTCTTGCCCGCTGTGGTTTGACAACGAAGCATATCGAAAGCCAGATTCAAGTCTTGTCAGGTGGGGAACAAGCCAAGGTTCGTTTCTGTCTCCTGATGAATCGTGAAAACAACGTTTTAGTGCTGGACGAGCCGACCAACCACTTGGATGTGGATGCTAAGGATGAGCTCAAACGAGCTCTAAAAGAGTACAAGGGCTCTATCCTTATGGTTTGCCACGAACCAGACTTCTATGAAGGCTGGATGGACCAAATCTGGGATTTCAATGAGCTAACATAA
- a CDS encoding VanZ family protein, which yields MSRKTLLSLGVLLYSLCIVCFCFTPQPQLPTGVETPGIQTFGRLVFLLTPFNSLWKLGEVTSLFQLFWIFLQNALNILLLFPLIFQLLYLMPGLRNTKKVILFSFLLSLGIECTQLVLDFFFDFNRVFEIDDLWTNTLGGYLAWLLYKLLHKNKIRN from the coding sequence ATGAGTCGAAAAACATTACTAAGCTTGGGAGTGCTTTTATACAGTCTTTGTATTGTCTGTTTTTGTTTTACTCCCCAGCCTCAACTTCCTACAGGAGTGGAAACTCCAGGTATTCAAACTTTTGGACGCCTGGTTTTTCTTTTGACGCCTTTTAACTCTTTGTGGAAATTGGGAGAAGTAACAAGCCTTTTTCAGTTATTTTGGATTTTTTTGCAAAACGCCTTAAATATCCTTTTACTTTTCCCACTGATTTTCCAACTTCTCTATCTTATGCCAGGTCTAAGAAATACTAAGAAAGTGATTTTGTTCAGTTTTCTATTGAGTCTAGGAATCGAATGTACACAGTTAGTTCTTGACTTTTTCTTTGATTTTAATCGGGTCTTTGAGATTGATGATTTGTGGACCAATACCTTGGGTGGCTATCTAGCTTGGCTTCTCTATAAACTATTACATAAAAACAAGATAAGGAATTAG
- the rlmN gene encoding 23S rRNA (adenine(2503)-C(2))-methyltransferase RlmN — translation MKPSIYSLTRQGMQEWVLEQGEKKFRADQIWEWLYRKRVQSFEEMTNLSKDLIAKLNEQFVVNPLKQRIVQESADGTVKYLFELPDGMLIETVLMRQHYGLSVCVTTQVGCNIGCTFCASGLIKKQRDLNNGEIVAQIMLVQKYFDERGQDERVSHIVVMGIGEPFDNYNNVLNFIRTINDDKGMAIGARHITVSTSGLAHKIREFANEGVQVNLAVSLHAPNNELRSSIMKINRAFPIEKLFAAIEYYIETTNRRVTFEYIMLNEVNDGVEQALELAELLKNIKKLSYVNLIPYNPVSEHDQYSRSPKERVMAFYDTLKKKGVNCVVRQEHGTDIDAACGQLRSNTMKRDRQKAVAEVNP, via the coding sequence ATGAAACCGTCGATTTATAGTTTAACACGTCAAGGAATGCAAGAGTGGGTCTTGGAGCAAGGAGAAAAGAAATTCCGTGCTGATCAAATCTGGGAATGGCTTTACCGTAAACGTGTTCAATCATTTGAAGAAATGACCAACTTGTCTAAGGATTTGATTGCCAAACTCAATGAGCAGTTTGTGGTAAATCCTTTGAAACAACGCATTGTGCAAGAGTCAGCCGATGGTACTGTCAAGTACCTCTTTGAGTTGCCTGATGGTATGCTAATTGAGACAGTGCTTATGCGTCAGCACTATGGTTTGTCAGTCTGTGTAACCACTCAGGTAGGCTGCAATATTGGTTGTACCTTCTGTGCATCAGGCTTGATCAAGAAGCAACGTGACCTCAATAACGGAGAAATTGTTGCCCAAATTATGTTGGTTCAAAAGTATTTTGACGAACGTGGACAAGATGAACGTGTTAGTCATATCGTTGTTATGGGTATTGGAGAACCTTTTGATAACTACAATAATGTCTTGAACTTTATCCGTACCATCAATGACGATAAGGGAATGGCTATCGGTGCTCGCCATATCACCGTATCAACTTCAGGTTTGGCTCACAAAATCCGTGAATTTGCTAATGAAGGAGTTCAGGTCAACCTTGCTGTTTCTCTTCATGCGCCAAATAATGAACTTCGTTCAAGCATCATGAAGATTAACCGTGCCTTTCCAATTGAAAAACTCTTTGCAGCTATCGAGTATTATATTGAAACAACTAACCGTCGCGTAACTTTTGAATACATCATGCTCAATGAAGTCAATGATGGAGTTGAACAAGCACTTGAATTGGCTGAATTGCTTAAGAATATCAAGAAATTGTCTTATGTCAACTTGATTCCTTACAACCCAGTTAGTGAGCATGACCAGTATAGCCGTAGTCCTAAGGAGCGTGTTATGGCCTTCTATGATACGCTCAAGAAAAAAGGTGTCAACTGTGTCGTTCGCCAGGAACATGGTACAGATATCGATGCGGCTTGTGGACAATTGCGTTCAAATACTATGAAGCGTGATCGCCAAAAAGCAGTAGCTGAAGTAAATCCATAA
- a CDS encoding YutD family protein: protein MRKEIAPELYNYNKFPGPEFQLTGNRVEAEDFVFTLVENSKDAFDATAFTQRFSEVLTKFDYIVGDWSNEQLRLRGFYKNERAEESLEKISRLQDYLLEYCSYGCAYFVLENEVPKRAPFDQKMRKKEEEKDSRKGKKTSQSKKKNHTDKRNRRRSKDQKSQKEDKVQRHFVIRKKD, encoded by the coding sequence ATGCGTAAAGAAATTGCACCCGAATTATATAATTACAATAAATTCCCTGGTCCCGAATTTCAACTGACTGGAAACAGAGTGGAAGCTGAAGATTTTGTTTTTACTCTAGTTGAAAATAGCAAGGATGCTTTTGATGCAACAGCTTTTACTCAACGCTTTTCAGAAGTACTAACCAAGTTTGATTATATTGTTGGAGACTGGAGTAATGAGCAGTTACGCTTACGGGGATTTTATAAGAATGAACGAGCTGAAGAGTCTTTAGAAAAAATTAGTCGCTTGCAAGACTACCTACTAGAGTATTGTAGCTATGGTTGTGCCTATTTTGTTTTAGAAAATGAAGTTCCTAAACGAGCACCATTTGACCAAAAGATGCGCAAAAAAGAGGAAGAAAAGGACTCTCGCAAAGGGAAAAAGACTTCTCAAAGTAAGAAAAAAAATCATACGGATAAGAGAAATAGACGCCGTTCAAAAGACCAAAAATCTCAGAAAGAAGACAAGGTGCAACGTCATTTTGTCATCCGTAAGAAGGACTAG
- the gla gene encoding aquaglyceroporin Gla — MDFAWAVKYATEFLGTAILIILGNGAVANVELKGTKGHQSGWLVIAVGYGMGVMIPALMFGNVSGNHINPAFTLGLAVSGLFPWAQVVPYIVAQVLGAIFGQALVVATHRPYYLQTEKANNILGSFSTISSLDQGTKESRFAATVNGFINEFVGSFVLFFAALGLTKNFFGAEVLQYMKQMATQAGQNVDFSDLAIKAQVAPHTASGLSVAHLALGFLVMALVTSLGGPTGPGLNPARDFGPRLLHAFLPKSILGQHKGDSKWWYAWVPVVAPIAAGIAAVALFKLLYL; from the coding sequence ATGGATTTCGCATGGGCAGTCAAATATGCCACTGAATTTTTGGGAACAGCCATCTTGATCATCTTGGGAAATGGTGCAGTTGCCAACGTTGAACTTAAAGGTACGAAAGGTCACCAAAGTGGCTGGCTCGTTATCGCTGTTGGTTACGGTATGGGGGTTATGATCCCTGCCTTGATGTTTGGTAATGTTTCTGGTAACCACATCAACCCAGCCTTCACTCTTGGTCTAGCAGTTAGCGGACTTTTCCCTTGGGCACAAGTAGTACCATACATCGTTGCACAAGTCTTGGGAGCAATCTTCGGACAAGCCTTGGTTGTTGCAACTCACCGTCCTTACTACTTGCAAACTGAAAAAGCAAACAATATCTTGGGATCATTCTCAACTATTTCAAGTTTGGACCAAGGTACAAAAGAATCACGCTTCGCTGCAACAGTTAACGGTTTTATCAACGAGTTTGTTGGTTCATTCGTTCTTTTCTTTGCAGCTCTTGGTTTGACAAAGAACTTCTTTGGAGCTGAAGTCCTCCAATACATGAAACAAATGGCAACTCAAGCTGGTCAAAATGTTGACTTCTCTGATTTGGCAATTAAAGCTCAAGTAGCGCCTCATACAGCATCAGGACTTTCTGTTGCTCACTTGGCACTTGGTTTCCTAGTAATGGCTTTGGTTACTTCACTTGGAGGACCTACAGGACCTGGTTTGAACCCAGCTCGTGACTTTGGACCACGTCTCCTTCATGCCTTCCTTCCAAAATCAATCCTTGGTCAACACAAGGGTGATTCAAAATGGTGGTATGCTTGGGTACCAGTAGTTGCACCGATTGCAGCGGGTATTGCAGCAGTAGCACTTTTCAAATTACTTTACCTATAA
- a CDS encoding ATP-grasp domain-containing protein: MNYLVISPYYPQNFQQFSIELANKGITVLGIGQEPYEQLDEPLRNSLTEYFRVDNLENIDEVKRAVAFLFYKHGPIDRIESHNEYWLELDAALREQFNVFGAKPDDLKKTKFKSEMKKLFKKAGVPVVPGAVIETDADVDKAVKEIGLPMIAKPDNGVGAAATFKLETEEDIHHFKAEWDHSTVYFFEKFVTSSEICTFDGLVDRDGNIVFSTTFDYAHTPLDLMIYKMDNSYYVLKDMDPKLRKYGEAIVKEFGMKERFFHIEFFREGDDYIAIEYNNRPAGGFTIDVYNYAHSFDLYKGYAAIVAGEPFPASQFEPLYCLATSRRANANYVYSEEDLLAKYGQQFKVKKIMPAAFAELQGDFLYLLTTPSREEMDQMIKDFGQRQE, from the coding sequence ATGAATTATCTTGTAATTTCACCCTATTACCCACAAAATTTCCAACAGTTTAGTATTGAGCTAGCCAATAAAGGAATCACCGTTCTAGGGATTGGGCAAGAACCCTATGAACAACTAGATGAGCCATTGCGCAATAGCTTGACTGAGTATTTCCGTGTTGATAATCTTGAAAATATTGATGAAGTTAAACGTGCAGTTGCCTTTCTCTTTTATAAGCATGGTCCAATTGACCGCATCGAATCTCACAATGAATACTGGCTAGAGTTGGATGCTGCTCTTCGTGAACAATTTAATGTCTTTGGTGCCAAACCAGACGACCTCAAAAAGACCAAGTTCAAGTCTGAAATGAAGAAACTCTTCAAAAAAGCTGGAGTTCCAGTGGTTCCAGGTGCTGTCATTGAAACAGATGCAGATGTTGACAAAGCTGTGAAAGAAATTGGCCTTCCTATGATTGCCAAACCTGACAATGGAGTGGGAGCGGCAGCAACCTTCAAGCTTGAAACAGAAGAGGATATCCATCATTTCAAGGCAGAGTGGGACCATTCAACCGTTTATTTCTTTGAAAAATTTGTCACCTCTAGTGAAATCTGTACCTTTGATGGTTTGGTAGATAGAGATGGAAATATCGTCTTTTCTACGACCTTTGACTATGCCCATACACCCCTTGATCTCATGATTTACAAGATGGACAATTCTTATTATGTTCTTAAAGATATGGATCCAAAATTGCGCAAGTATGGTGAGGCAATCGTTAAAGAATTTGGCATGAAAGAACGTTTCTTCCATATCGAGTTCTTCCGTGAAGGTGATGATTATATTGCCATTGAGTACAATAACCGTCCAGCGGGTGGGTTCACCATAGATGTTTATAACTATGCCCATTCTTTTGATTTGTACAAGGGCTATGCAGCGATCGTTGCGGGTGAGCCATTCCCTGCTTCACAATTCGAGCCCCTGTACTGCTTGGCGACATCACGTCGTGCCAACGCCAACTATGTTTATTCAGAAGAAGACTTGCTCGCCAAATACGGTCAGCAATTTAAGGTTAAGAAAATCATGCCTGCAGCCTTTGCTGAATTGCAAGGAGACTTTCTCTATCTGCTAACGACACCAAGTCGTGAGGAAATGGATCAGATGATTAAGGACTTTGGTCAGCGTCAAGAATAA
- a CDS encoding esterase family protein: MNIEHLSHWSGHLNREMYVNRYGHAGIPVVVFASSGGSHNEYYDFGMIDACSSFIEEGRVQFFTLSSVDSESWLATWKNGHDQAEMHRAYERYVIEEAIPFIKHKTGWFDGMMTTGCSMGAYHALNFFLQHPDVFTKVIALSGVYDARFFVGDYYNDDAIYQNSPVDYIWNQNDGWFIDRYRQAEIVICTGLGAWEHDGLPSYYKLKEAFDQKQIPAWFAEWGHDVAHDWDWWRKQMPYFLGHMSL, translated from the coding sequence ATGAATATTGAACATCTTAGCCACTGGAGTGGTCATCTTAACCGTGAAATGTATGTTAATCGTTACGGACACGCAGGTATCCCAGTTGTTGTCTTTGCTTCCTCAGGTGGTAGCCACAATGAATACTATGATTTTGGCATGATTGATGCTTGTTCATCCTTCATCGAAGAAGGCCGTGTTCAGTTCTTTACACTGTCAAGTGTCGATAGTGAGAGTTGGCTAGCAACATGGAAAAATGGTCATGACCAAGCTGAAATGCACCGTGCTTATGAGCGATACGTTATTGAAGAAGCCATTCCTTTTATCAAGCACAAGACAGGCTGGTTCGACGGCATGATGACGACAGGCTGCTCTATGGGAGCCTATCATGCCCTCAACTTTTTCCTGCAGCATCCAGATGTCTTTACCAAGGTTATCGCCCTCAGTGGTGTCTATGACGCACGCTTCTTTGTAGGGGACTACTATAATGATGATGCTATCTATCAAAATTCACCAGTAGACTATATCTGGAATCAAAATGATGGTTGGTTTATTGACCGTTACCGTCAGGCTGAGATTGTGATTTGTACTGGCTTAGGTGCTTGGGAGCATGATGGCCTGCCTTCTTACTACAAGTTAAAAGAAGCCTTTGACCAAAAACAAATTCCTGCCTGGTTTGCAGAATGGGGACATGATGTTGCCCATGATTGGGATTGGTGGCGCAAACAAATGCCATATTTCCTCGGTCACATGAGTCTATAA